From a single Armatimonadota bacterium genomic region:
- a CDS encoding indolepyruvate oxidoreductase subunit beta: MNIRLAGVGGQGILVASEILCDMLLASGLDVKKTEVHGMAQRGGTVISDVRFGPKVYSPIVPEGKVDILLAFEQMEALRYLPSLKPGGTVIVNEQRIFPSSVASGKIDYPEEIEKCLMTVAANVISINALALAKKAGLVKAVNVCLLGALATCLNINEPIWEAVIAEKFKGRNLDANLRAFELGCEASLMRDLKLGVVIPK; the protein is encoded by the coding sequence ATGAACATACGACTGGCAGGTGTTGGAGGCCAGGGCATTCTTGTCGCGAGTGAAATCTTGTGTGACATGCTTCTTGCAAGTGGCCTGGATGTAAAGAAGACGGAAGTTCACGGAATGGCTCAGCGTGGTGGCACAGTTATTAGTGATGTTCGTTTTGGCCCTAAGGTCTATTCGCCGATAGTTCCAGAGGGTAAGGTAGATATACTCCTGGCGTTCGAGCAGATGGAGGCGCTCCGATATCTTCCTTCACTCAAACCGGGGGGCACGGTAATAGTAAATGAACAACGGATATTTCCTTCATCGGTTGCTTCGGGCAAAATAGATTACCCAGAAGAAATTGAGAAATGCCTAATGACTGTTGCAGCAAATGTTATCTCGATTAATGCGCTGGCGTTGGCTAAGAAGGCTGGATTGGTGAAAGCAGTAAATGTTTGCCTTCTGGGCGCACTGGCGACGTGTCTAAATATAAACGAACCAATTTGGGAGGCTGTCATAGCTGAGAAGTTTAAGGGCAGAAACCTAGATGCAAATCTCAGAGCTTTTGAGCTAGGGTGCGAGGCATCCTTAATGAGAGATTTAAAATTAGGAGTGGTGATTCCTAAATGA